From the Nitrospira sp. genome, the window TCTCCAGCAAGAGCGCGCTGTGTCCTTCGCCTGAGTGCAAGCCAGACGGTCGACTGTACCGTTGAAATCGTGCAGACTGGCGCTCAAGCTTTTACGCGAAACGCACCCATTCTTGAGACAGGTACTCTAGCTCACACTACAGTGCTCTGCATTGGCCTTGGCAGTGGCGGTTCGGCTGTCATCGACCAGCTAGCGCGCTCTGGAGTCGGACGCTTCATCCTCTGGGATATGGACCGGATCGAAGCTCACAACGTAGGGCGGCATGTGTGTACGCTGCGTGATTTGGGAAGGAGGAAAGTCTTCGCAGTTCGGGACCACATACTTGCCATCAATCCAATGGCCAAAGTCGATTGTTTTCATAAAGATGTACTACAGCAGCCAAATTTGGCTGGTGAACTCGACCAAGTCGTAATGGAGGCCGACTGTGTCATCGTGGGAACCGACAACAACGCCTCCCGTTTTGCCATCAACGACTCAGCCTGGCGCAGCCAAAAGACCGCACTGTACGGGAGAGCATTTACACGAGCCTCGGGTGGTGACGTGATTCAAGTAATTCCGCCTGAATCGCCGTGTTACTCCTGCCACGTTGGGGGACGCATTGTAACGGAGGAGATTTCATCAACTCGAGACGTCGTTCGTGTGGCCTATGCTGATAAAAGTGTACCCATCGAGCCCGGACTTATCATCGATATCCAGCCGATCGCTAATATGATCGCGCGTCTATGCCTGCTCCGACTTTGCGAAAAGTTCGACTCTTCATTAAAGAGTTTCGCTAGCGAAATGACGGCTCCACTCTATTTGTGGGCTAACCGCAGAGAGGATCAGTTTGTGAGGTGGCAACCGATGGAGCGCTCCTACGATAGGCTATCAGTTCTACGCTGGTACGCTATTTCTGTTCCCCGAGATAAGGAGTGTCCAACATGCGGGAACTTTGGCGCAGCTTAGGTTACCGAGGAACCAAGGATACCGAGGGCCTCGACACACCGACAAAGGAGTTTCGCAAGGTCATAATCTACAAGTCCGAAGCGGACCGTTTGGCTTTGCTCGCTCTTCAGTATCTCGAAACGGAGACCGGTGGAGATCTTTTTGGATATTGGACTCACACTGGGTCGCCGATCGTTTCGTATGTGATCGGTCCTGGACGGCAAAGCAAGCATAATCGGACGAGCTTTTACCAGGACGAGAACTATCTCCGTGATGTCGGGACCGAACTTTACGATCAACATGGGCTTCAGCACATCGGTGAATGGCACTCCCACCACCGCCTAGGCTTGAACCGACCTAGTCAGGGCGATATGGATACCGTGCGTTCAGGCATGAGCCAGAAACACTGGTCTCGTTTCTTATTGTTAATTACGACCGTCGAAGGCGAGAACATAGGGATGGTCCTCCAAAACTACTTTCTTTTTTCAGATAGCGCCAGGGACCCCGACCCTCTACGGATTTTCAGTCTGCCAGGTGTGAGCCCGTTTCGGAGATCTGGAGATGACGCTCGAGAGGAAGAACTTCGTCGTGATAGCGAGATATTTTGGCGACCCGGCCCCTTTACTCCTGGGACGCGGCGATTGGCAGACGAAGTTTTCAAGAGCACGTGGTTCACAAGTGCCGAAGGAAAGGCACTCCTCGTGCGAATCGCCAAACAATTCGCATCGGCCGGTATAAGCTGCCGAATGATTCCAACAGATGACGGACAAACCCTAAAGTTGGAGTTGCCAGATGCTACGCTTGTTCTTGGCTCGCAGTTTCCAAACGAGCCACCGCAGTGGATAGCCTCTAAGCAGCCCAGCAACTATCCACCCTGGTCACCGGGCGTGGAACTGGTGGATTGGTACATAACAACAAAACAGAAGTATGCTTTCGGAAACTGTGGTCAAGAAAGGAAATGATCGGCATGGAAGCGAAGACGAGGCTCGAAAATGAAAAGCAGGCACTGAGAAGATACTTCCCCAAGTTCAAGATTCAGGATCCCGATGGACTCAAAGCCGGCGTGATCGGTCGTATGGTCTCCAATAGTGGGAAGGAATATGTTGTCTGGCTCTCGTTAGAGGGTTTTCCCAACAAAGCGCCGAAGATGTACATAATTTCCCCTGATCCCTTATTGGCTTGTGATGGTAGGCCACTAGCAAGCCTCGCAATGAGTTCCAGGATGCATTTGCTTCAGCCCGATGATCATGGGCATCCACAGATATGTCATTATAACGATCAGTTTTGGCACCCTAAGGTGGCGCTCTATAAGATACTAATGAAGGCTCGTATATGGCTAGAAGCTTACGAGCAACACTTAATCCATGGTGACCCGATCGACACATACTTGTCACATATGCAATGACGATTTATGAATGAATTGGAATTTCTCATGTGGTTCTTTTTACTGCCCATATGTCTTGCTGTAATCGTTGTTGTGCTAAAGGTCGCTTTCTGGTTTTGGTTCATATACCGCGTTGGCCGGGGCGCGGGCCAGGTTGTTCAACTTTACAATCAAGCCGTTGAATCTTGGTTCGTCCAGATTGCACGTGCCATTCAGGAGGGGCAGCGGCAGGACGCGATCATCGCGCTGCAGCGTCAAGCGGTTGCGGAGATCCACCACCTACCCCGTCACGAGCGAAGAGTACACCAACAGAGACTATCCGACGTCATGTCCGAGAGAGTCAGGTTGAATACCAGGACTGGCGAGTGGGAGGAGGAGTCACAAGCATCCAACCTTGTGCAAGGCTAGCGATGCATGGAGGCGAACCATTGAAGCAACTTGCCATGGAGGGCAATCGCGCTTTCTCACTTGGCCTCAACAATGTGAACTTCCGGGTTGAGCGCATCTCGAACAATCGCATAGGGGGCGCAAGCGGCACACTCATGGTCAAGTTGTGGGCACTCCAATCACCGTTCGAGGGGGGGAAGCTGAACGGTTATATCGTGGGAGTTAGAAAATTACAGCCTCTGAATGGGGGTGACTCGATTCGCGACCTCAATGTAACTGTCACTGCGGAAACCATACCGAACGGCTACTACTATCCCATCTTGACCCTTGAGGAGCGTGACTCTGATTCACCGAATGGTTGGTATATCATGGATTTACATGCGTTTGATAAACCCGCCTTTTTCGGGAAGCGGCTAATAGCGAAAGGCATGCGCCTCCAGTCTTCTTCTGCGGTGGAGGTTAGTCTTTCAGAAATCAGCAACCAGACAAGAGAAGCCACGGGTCTACTTAGAGTAAGCGTGTGGGCGACGAGCGAACCCTATAGCGGTGGTGCAATCACCGGGTTTAGGCTCGGAAGTGAGGAGCTTGGCACGCTGGCGGGCGGAAAGAGCTATCGCGACCTCGCCTGGAGGCTAGATCGCAC encodes:
- a CDS encoding ThiF family adenylyltransferase, producing MQALQPKAILFCHEIEALQISGCSSGVGVAHLRDEQEGIPEVIHLSLAESISYISDKRRLPLEWYLKCRNGEEQASRMLLPHATVLIDTESSPARARCVLRLSASQTVDCTVEIVQTGAQAFTRNAPILETGTLAHTTVLCIGLGSGGSAVIDQLARSGVGRFILWDMDRIEAHNVGRHVCTLRDLGRRKVFAVRDHILAINPMAKVDCFHKDVLQQPNLAGELDQVVMEADCVIVGTDNNASRFAINDSAWRSQKTALYGRAFTRASGGDVIQVIPPESPCYSCHVGGRIVTEEISSTRDVVRVAYADKSVPIEPGLIIDIQPIANMIARLCLLRLCEKFDSSLKSFASEMTAPLYLWANRREDQFVRWQPMERSYDRLSVLRWYAISVPRDKECPTCGNFGAA